From a region of the Argiope bruennichi chromosome 8, qqArgBrue1.1, whole genome shotgun sequence genome:
- the LOC129981671 gene encoding cilia- and flagella-associated protein 36-like, producing MADEQLEWVFDSLVEFLRGPIWNIPVLTFIEQKSVVFEPGAENEEELKKIHEAYKNLVDFMLGSYMEDLRITPEEFEKSCSVASKKALNQFHQSLFQQVWAADDYEIFKRMMTQKNLELQLQALEFLTQKRGSVPNCMEPDNEIKDEEKAMEEIIKKAIEEVSENAAEPKSNKITPTDAALQEKMKQEAEKEKELLEQAIKQSVKEKEEKDIDETEESKSDAEQYQTDESPIEENVIDGVTEDVLDKSKPEETAEQIEGTETKEDQENNQPLTRETEENDGKQAELPKLNTQGSFPPIEQGKSVAKTLPPLKTPEPPTQQERPWSEGDSKVYEPSQVEVTPLELERRQNYLRQQRDRILAMKKQERARRLSNTEEVITQARPKSARAARKVLREESTDVDPQTLAFRKTLAAKLRSEVIDKND from the exons ATGGCAGATGAACAACTGGAATGGGTTTTCGATTCTTTGGTAGAGTTTTTACGAGGGCCAATATGGAATATTCCTGTTTTAACGTTTATTGAGCAAAAGTCTGTAG ttTTTGAACCTGGTGCAGAAAATGaggaagaattgaaaaaaatccaCGAAGCATATAAGAACTTG gtaGATTTCATGTTGGGTAGCTATATGGAAGATCTCCGAATTACACCTGAAGAATTTGAGAAGTCATGTTCCGTAGCATCTAAAAAAGCATTGAATCAGTTTCATCAG agtCTTTTCCAACAAGTGTGGGCTGCAGATGactatgaaatattcaaaaggaTGATGACTCAGAAGAATTTAGAACTGCAATTGCAAGCACTCGAGTTCTTAACCCAGAAGAGAGGATCGGTACCAAACTGCATGGAGCCAGATAACGAAATAAAAGACGAAGAAAAAGCCATGGAGGAAataataaa aaaagcgaTAGAAGAAGTATCAGAAAATGCAGCTGAACCAAAATCGAATAAAATCACGCCGACAGATGCAGCGCTACAGGAGAAGATGAAGCAAGAAGCAGAAAAAGAGAAAGAACTTCTTGAACAG GCAATAAAACAGTccgtaaaagaaaaagaagaaaaggacaTCGATGAAACTGAAGAGTCAAAGTCAGATGCAGAACAATACCAGACAGATGAGTCACCGATAGAAGAAAATGTCATCGATGGTGTTACAGAGGATGTACTAGACAAATCTAAACCAGAGGAAACCGCAGAACAAATAGAAGGCACAGAAACTAAAGAAGATCAAGAAAATAACCAGCCACTCACTAGAGAAACAgaagaaaatgatggaaaacaaGCAGAACTGCCTAAGCTCAACACTCAAGGCAGTTTTCCGCCAATCGAACAAGGTAAAAGCGTGGCCAAAACTCTACCTCCTTTGAAAACTCCTGAACCACCCACTCAACAAGAACGACCATGGTCAGAAGGAGATTCCAAAGTTTACGAGCCATCTCAG GTTGAAGTGACACCCTTGGAACTGGAGCGTCGTCAGAATTATTTGCGGCAGCAAAGGGATCGCATTTTAGCCATGAAGAAACAAGAACGGGCGAGAAGACTGTCCAACACCGAAGAAGTAATCACTCAAGCCAGACCCAAAAGTGCAAGGGCAGCCAGGAAAGTGTTGAGGGAAGAAAGTACCGACGTCGACCCTCAAACTTTAGCGTTTAGGAAAACGTTGGCTGCGAAACTGAGAAGCGAAGTGATTG ataaaaatgaCTGA